Within the Streptosporangiales bacterium genome, the region GCGACCGTCATGCCGATGCTGTTGCCCGCGCCCAGGGCCGTCACGAGGTCGTCGCGCGGGACGACCGCGACGAGGACGACGTCGGCGACCACCACGGTGAGCCAACCGGTCACGGTCGCCACCGCCGCCGTACGACCCTTGCCGCACGCGTACAGCACGCGGCCGAGGTGGGCGACGAGCCCGTAGCCCACCACTCCGGGAGCGAACGCCACGACCGCCGCGGCGAGCACGGCCGGATCGGCGACGCCGCTGGTGTCCTGGACGAACACCCGGGCGACGGGCACCGCGACGCCGGCCAACGCCGCGCCGCCCAGGCACGACGCGAGCAGCACCATCCGCGTGGTGCTCGCGGTCGTCCGCGCGAAGCCGTCGGTGTCGCCGTCGTGCGCAAGGGTGGAGAGCCGCTGGAACGTGCTCGTGGCGAGCGGCACGGCGAGCACGGCGTACGGCAGCAGGTACAGCGCCCAGGCGTAGGTGTAGAAGAGCACGTAGCCGCCGACGTTGTTGGCGAGCCAGATGACCACGACGGTCGAGACCTGCTGGGCCACGAGAGCAGCGAGTCCGGCCGCGGCGAGGCTCCACACGCGCCGCGCCACGCCGGGCGGGAAGCGCAGCGTGGGCCGCAGCCGGATGCCGGTACGCCACATCGGCACGACCACGGTGACGGCGAGCCCGAGGACACCGGCGGTGGTGCCGGCGGCGAGCACGATCCACGCGGTGTCGGGCAGGGCGGCGACGTCGTCCTGCCGGCCGTCGGCGAGCACGGCGAACGCGACGTACGCGCCGGCGACGACGAGGCTGTTGACCAGCGGCATCACCGCGGGCGCCACGAACCTGCGGTGCGCCTGCAGCGTGCCGCCGAGGACGACAGCCACGCCGTAGATCGCAATCTGCGGCAGGAACATCGCCAGCATCGGCGCGCCCGTGGCCACCACCGTCGAGGCGGCACACCCGTCCGCCCCGCTCGGCACCAGCAGCCGCATCACCGGGCCGGTCACCGCCAGCCCGACGACGACGAGCGGCACGGTCACGACGAGGGTCCAGCTGAGCAGCGCCGACACCGTACGGTCGGCGTACGCCCGGTCGCCGCGGGCGATCGGGCCGGCGAGCACCGGCACGACGACGCTCGCCAGCGCGCCACCGGCCACGATCTCGAACACGACGTTGGGCACCTGGTTCGCCGTCGCGTACGCCGTGCCGAGACACGTCTGGCCGACGGTGTGCGAGAAGACCAGCCAGCGTCCGAAGCCCGCCACCCGGGCGAGGATCGTGATGACACCGATGACGAGCGCCGCACCCGCGATGCCCCCGAGCAGCCGGCCGCGGACCAGCGCCGCCCCGTCGGAGGGTGGCGCCGGCTCGTCCGGCGAGCTCACCGCGGTCGCCGGCCCAGGTCGTCG harbors:
- a CDS encoding virulence factor MviN, which encodes MVRGRLLGGIAGAALVIGVITILARVAGFGRWLVFSHTVGQTCLGTAYATANQVPNVVFEIVAGGALASVVVPVLAGPIARGDRAYADRTVSALLSWTLVVTVPLVVVGLAVTGPVMRLLVPSGADGCAASTVVATGAPMLAMFLPQIAIYGVAVVLGGTLQAHRRFVAPAVMPLVNSLVVAGAYVAFAVLADGRQDDVAALPDTAWIVLAAGTTAGVLGLAVTVVVPMWRTGIRLRPTLRFPPGVARRVWSLAAAGLAALVAQQVSTVVVIWLANNVGGYVLFYTYAWALYLLPYAVLAVPLATSTFQRLSTLAHDGDTDGFARTTASTTRMVLLASCLGGAALAGVAVPVARVFVQDTSGVADPAVLAAAVVAFAPGVVGYGLVAHLGRVLYACGKGRTAAVATVTGWLTVVVADVVLVAVVPRDDLVTALGAGNSIGMTVAGVLLVVGTAQALGRTGLAGSLRAVGVGVGAGLIAAVAGGFVGELGGVAGKAGSVGQALAAGLAVALVFGALAWLCDGRDMRALVRGRLRRDRS